One window of the Rissa tridactyla isolate bRisTri1 chromosome 9, bRisTri1.patW.cur.20221130, whole genome shotgun sequence genome contains the following:
- the LOC128915132 gene encoding BTB/POZ domain-containing protein KCTD8-like: MEQSPKKHMSSSEPILDLKTDTAEALPDHGNPEEPKQSHETRQDPASPGGGDDLAISSMSSHGEPNPAPAVDETLPSREPQAEVKDPSPTNSLPWPEAPEECPARPNTLDFSKSLKKLEEVKQTGQRRNSDHAAVKENGVEVSPAAVAAVSEERRALESELGKCIEDFRKIKIPVAFPNKKRQWQSELLKKYQL; this comes from the exons ATGGAGCAAAGCCCCAAAAAACACATGTCGTCTTCTGAGCCCATCCTGGATCTCAAGACAGACACGGCAGAAGCACTTCCAG aCCACGGCAACCCGGAGGAACCGAAGCAAAGCCACGAGACGAGGCAGGACCCAGCTAGCCCCGGCGGTGGAGACGACCTTGCAATCTCCAGCATGAGCAGCCATGGAGAGCCCAACCCAGCTCCGGCCGTGGATGAGACCCTCCCGAGCAGAGAACCCCAGGCAGAGGTGAAGGATCCCAGCCCCACCAACTCCTTGCCGTGGCCAGAAGCCCCCGAGGAGTGTCCAGCCCGCCCCAACACCCTGGACTTCTCCAAGTCCCTGAAGAAGCTGGAGGAGGTGAAGCAGACGGGGCAGAGGCGAAACAGTGACCATGCGGCGGTGAAGGAGAACGGGGTGGAGGTCAGCCCCGCGGCGGTGGCGGCAGTGAGCGAGGAGAGGCGGGCGCTGGAGTCTGAGCTGGGGAAGTGCATCGAGGACTTCCGTAAGATCAAGATCCCCGTCGCCTTTCCCAACAAGAAGCGGCAGTGGCAGAGTGAGCTGCTGAAGAAATACCAGTTGTGA